One genomic segment of Caldimonas brevitalea includes these proteins:
- a CDS encoding efflux transporter outer membrane subunit, whose translation MKTRLHTRVAPAVLTALTLAGCALGPDYRRPDVTLPPAYAADAAAVPAAGAPTTVSPTWWRLFGDPQLDTLVDTALARNADLLQAVARVEQAEALVRQANAAQWPSLDLGANAARGRTSGATGLPGGGTVGNNFRLAASTSFELDFWGRLRRASEAARAEALASGYAGEVVRQTVAGLVAQAYFSLRMLDEQIVLTRETLKTREEAVRLLGVRLQGGASGRLDVDQAESLRADAALQLRELERQRSLAQSQLGLLTAQPGLELAGGRLQTLPLPPVPPAGLPSELLARRPDVRQAEQQLVSANAQIGVAKAAMFPQLSLTGLAGGESAELSDLLKSGARIWSVGFGLTLPLFDAGRRAAQTEQAEARQREVVAAYQGAVHSAFKDVADALANLRAARESQADVEASEKAALRALQVAQQRYDVGYSAYLELLDAQRTANTARLRTVDNRQAQLAATVAVFKALGGGWVDPVVAASQP comes from the coding sequence ATGAAGACGCGCTTGCACACTCGCGTCGCCCCGGCCGTGCTGACGGCCCTCACCCTGGCCGGCTGCGCGCTGGGGCCCGACTACCGGCGCCCCGACGTGACGCTGCCACCGGCCTACGCGGCCGACGCGGCGGCGGTGCCGGCGGCCGGCGCGCCCACCACCGTCTCGCCGACCTGGTGGCGCTTGTTCGGCGACCCGCAGCTCGACACGCTGGTCGACACCGCGCTGGCGCGCAACGCCGACCTGCTGCAGGCCGTCGCCCGGGTCGAGCAGGCCGAGGCGCTGGTGCGCCAGGCCAACGCCGCCCAGTGGCCCAGCCTGGATCTCGGCGCCAACGCCGCGCGTGGGCGTACCAGCGGCGCCACCGGTTTGCCGGGCGGCGGCACCGTTGGCAACAACTTCCGGCTTGCCGCGTCGACCTCGTTCGAACTCGATTTCTGGGGCCGCTTGCGGCGTGCGTCGGAGGCCGCGCGTGCCGAGGCGCTGGCGAGCGGCTATGCGGGCGAAGTCGTGCGCCAGACCGTCGCCGGCCTGGTCGCCCAGGCGTATTTCTCGCTGCGCATGCTGGACGAGCAGATTGTCCTGACGCGTGAGACGCTCAAGACCCGCGAAGAGGCGGTGCGCCTGCTCGGCGTGCGCCTGCAGGGCGGCGCCAGCGGACGCCTCGACGTCGACCAGGCCGAATCGCTGCGGGCCGATGCCGCGCTGCAGTTGCGCGAGCTGGAACGGCAACGCTCGCTGGCGCAATCGCAACTGGGCCTGCTGACCGCTCAGCCCGGCCTCGAGCTGGCCGGCGGGCGGCTGCAGACGCTGCCGCTGCCGCCCGTGCCGCCGGCGGGGCTGCCATCGGAGCTGCTCGCGCGCCGGCCCGACGTGCGCCAGGCCGAACAGCAGCTGGTGTCGGCCAACGCCCAGATCGGCGTGGCCAAGGCGGCCATGTTCCCGCAGCTGTCGCTGACCGGCCTGGCCGGCGGCGAAAGCGCCGAGCTGTCGGACCTGTTGAAGAGCGGGGCGCGCATCTGGTCGGTCGGGTTCGGCCTGACGCTGCCGCTGTTCGACGCCGGCCGGCGTGCCGCGCAGACCGAGCAGGCCGAGGCGCGCCAACGTGAAGTGGTGGCCGCCTACCAGGGCGCCGTGCACTCTGCGTTCAAGGACGTCGCCGACGCCTTGGCCAATCTGCGCGCCGCGCGCGAGTCGCAGGCCGATGTCGAGGCCAGCGAAAAGGCCGCACTGCGCGCCTTGCAGGTGGCGCAGCAGCGCTATGACGTCGGCTACTCCGCCTACCTGGAGCTGCTCGACGCGCAACGCACCGCCAACACGGCACGCCTGCGCACGGTCGACAACCGGCAAGCCCAGCTGGCCGCGACGGTGGCGGTGTTCAAGGCGCTGGGCGGCGGCTGGGTGGACCCGGTGGTCGCTGCATCGCAGCCCTGA
- a CDS encoding class 1 fructose-bisphosphatase, protein MSNVDLASWLALHAPALAPTLEAIAAACVQIAEVAHRGGLAGLYGAAGTDNPSGEPQQKLDVIADEHLAEALAACPQVAGWASEEHEQPIASPRHAEQGEYLVVFDPLDGSSNIEANISVGTIFSVLPHTMRSAAPTTASFLQPGRRQRAAGYVLYGPATLLVLSVGSGVCLFTLDRDTRTWRLTREQLLVRPSTSEFAINTSNQRFWERPVQRYVAECVAGESGPRGRDFNMRWVASLVAEVHRIFTRGGVFLYPRDSKEPRKPGRLRLLYEAAPMAWLMEQAGGGAVTGTSHLLDVVPDVLHQRVPVILGSRNEVELIVRYHADPNENVSWQLFKHRSLFIQPQA, encoded by the coding sequence ATGAGCAACGTCGACCTCGCGAGCTGGCTGGCCCTCCATGCCCCGGCGCTGGCACCGACCCTGGAGGCCATCGCCGCCGCCTGCGTGCAGATTGCCGAGGTGGCCCACCGCGGCGGGCTCGCGGGTCTCTACGGCGCTGCGGGCACCGACAATCCGAGCGGCGAGCCGCAGCAAAAGCTCGATGTGATCGCCGACGAACACCTGGCCGAAGCCTTGGCGGCCTGCCCGCAGGTCGCCGGGTGGGCCAGCGAGGAGCATGAGCAGCCGATCGCCTCGCCTCGCCATGCCGAGCAAGGCGAGTATCTGGTGGTGTTCGACCCGCTCGACGGCTCGTCCAACATCGAGGCCAACATCTCGGTCGGCACCATTTTTTCGGTGCTGCCGCATACGATGCGCTCGGCCGCGCCGACCACCGCGTCGTTCTTGCAGCCCGGACGGCGCCAGCGTGCGGCCGGCTATGTGTTGTACGGTCCGGCGACGCTGCTGGTGCTGAGTGTCGGCAGCGGCGTGTGCCTGTTCACACTGGACCGCGACACCCGGACCTGGCGCTTGACGCGCGAACAACTGCTGGTGCGCCCGTCCACCTCCGAGTTCGCCATCAACACCTCCAACCAGCGCTTCTGGGAGAGGCCGGTGCAGCGCTATGTGGCCGAGTGCGTGGCCGGCGAGAGCGGGCCGCGCGGGCGCGACTTCAACATGCGCTGGGTCGCGAGCCTGGTCGCCGAGGTGCACCGCATCTTCACGCGCGGCGGCGTGTTCCTGTATCCGCGCGACTCGAAGGAGCCGCGCAAGCCCGGTCGGCTGCGCCTGCTGTATGAAGCCGCGCCGATGGCGTGGCTGATGGAGCAGGCGGGCGGCGGCGCCGTCACCGGGACCAGCCACCTGCTCGACGTCGTGCCCGACGTGCTGCACCAGCGTGTGCCGGTGATCCTCGGGTCGCGCAACGAGGTGGAACTGATCGTGCGCTACCACGCCGACCCGAACGAGAACGTCTCGTGGCAGCTGTTCAAGCACCGTTCCTTGTTCATCCAGCCGCAAGCTTGA
- the tkt gene encoding transketolase, whose amino-acid sequence MSPQTPRANSTLMANALRVLAMDAVQQANSGHPGAPMGMAETAVALWSRHLRHDPADPHWPGRDRFVLSNGHASMLLYALLHLTGYSLPMSELRQFRQLHSCTPGHPERGHTPGVETTTGPLGQGLANAVGMALAEKLLADEFNRPGHTVVDHRTYVCVGDGCLMEGISHEVCSLAAAWRLHKLVVLYDDNGISIDGPVGPWFPDDTPARFRAYGWHVVGPLDGHDVEAVDAALVAAHACDDRPTLIVCRTQIGRGSPQRAGTAKAHGEALGAAEVQHTREALDWSHPPFEIPAPVYTAWNARARGAELRRGWQGRMAAYRQQHPRLAAELERRLRGELPADFQESRLSLLAQFGQAREAVATRKASQQALAALAPRLPELLGGSADLTGSNLTDFPGCGAVRGDTPGGRHVHYGVREFGMAAIMNGVALHGGYIPYGGTFLTFSDYSRNALRMAALMQCRVVHVYTHDSIGLGEDGPTHQPVEHAASLRLIPNLDVWRPCDAAETAAAWISALTQRSRPTALLLSRQSLTAQLRTAEQVVAIARGAYVLSDRARPQAVLLATGSEVSLAVEAQAVLDARGVRVRVVSLPSTTVFDRQDRGYRDDVLLPALPRIGVEAGVTRWWSQYGCAAALGLDGYGASAPAAQLWPHFGFTVERLVDLVLAQLGTLETELPRPC is encoded by the coding sequence ATGAGTCCACAAACCCCTCGGGCCAACTCGACCCTGATGGCCAACGCCTTGCGCGTGCTGGCGATGGACGCGGTGCAGCAGGCCAACTCGGGTCATCCCGGCGCACCGATGGGCATGGCCGAGACGGCAGTCGCGCTGTGGAGCCGGCATTTGCGCCACGATCCGGCCGATCCGCACTGGCCCGGCCGTGACCGTTTTGTGCTGTCGAACGGCCATGCCTCGATGCTGCTGTATGCGCTGCTGCACCTGACCGGTTATTCACTGCCGATGAGCGAGCTGCGGCAGTTCCGCCAGTTGCACAGCTGCACGCCGGGCCATCCCGAGCGGGGCCACACACCGGGGGTCGAGACCACCACCGGCCCGCTGGGCCAGGGTCTCGCCAACGCCGTGGGCATGGCGCTGGCCGAGAAACTGCTGGCCGACGAGTTCAACCGGCCCGGGCACACCGTCGTCGACCACCGCACCTATGTGTGCGTCGGCGACGGCTGCCTGATGGAAGGCATCAGCCACGAGGTCTGTTCGCTCGCCGCCGCCTGGCGGTTGCACAAGCTGGTGGTGCTCTACGACGACAACGGCATTTCGATCGATGGCCCCGTCGGCCCCTGGTTCCCCGACGACACGCCGGCCCGCTTCCGGGCCTATGGCTGGCACGTCGTCGGCCCGCTCGACGGCCACGATGTCGAGGCCGTCGATGCCGCGCTGGTTGCCGCGCATGCGTGCGACGACCGACCCACCTTGATCGTCTGCCGCACGCAGATCGGCCGCGGCTCGCCGCAGCGCGCCGGCACCGCCAAGGCGCATGGTGAAGCGTTGGGCGCGGCCGAGGTGCAACACACGCGAGAGGCGCTCGACTGGTCGCATCCGCCGTTCGAAATCCCCGCCCCGGTGTACACCGCGTGGAATGCGCGGGCCCGTGGCGCCGAGCTGCGCCGCGGGTGGCAAGGGCGCATGGCGGCCTATCGGCAACAGCATCCGCGGCTGGCCGCCGAACTGGAGCGGCGGCTGCGCGGCGAACTGCCGGCCGACTTCCAGGAAAGCCGCTTGTCGCTGCTGGCCCAGTTCGGCCAGGCGCGCGAGGCGGTCGCCACCCGCAAGGCCTCGCAGCAGGCGCTCGCGGCGCTGGCGCCGCGTTTGCCCGAGCTGCTGGGCGGGTCGGCCGACCTGACCGGCTCCAACCTGACCGACTTTCCCGGTTGCGGCGCCGTGCGCGGCGACACGCCGGGTGGGCGCCACGTGCACTACGGCGTGCGCGAGTTCGGCATGGCCGCGATCATGAACGGCGTGGCGCTGCACGGTGGCTACATCCCCTATGGCGGCACCTTTCTCACCTTCAGCGACTACAGCCGCAACGCCTTGCGCATGGCGGCGCTGATGCAGTGCCGGGTGGTGCATGTCTACACACACGACTCGATCGGCCTCGGCGAAGACGGCCCGACCCACCAGCCGGTCGAGCACGCGGCCAGCTTGCGGCTGATCCCCAACCTCGACGTCTGGCGGCCTTGTGATGCGGCCGAGACCGCCGCCGCCTGGATCAGTGCGCTGACCCAGCGCAGCCGCCCGACCGCCTTACTGCTGTCGCGCCAGTCCTTGACCGCGCAGTTGCGCACCGCCGAGCAGGTGGTCGCGATCGCGCGCGGCGCTTATGTCCTGAGCGACCGGGCACGGCCCCAGGCGGTGCTGCTGGCCACCGGCTCGGAGGTGTCGCTCGCGGTCGAAGCGCAGGCCGTGCTGGACGCGCGCGGTGTGCGGGTGCGGGTGGTGTCGCTGCCCTCCACCACCGTGTTCGACCGTCAGGACCGCGGCTACCGCGACGACGTGTTGCTGCCGGCCTTGCCGCGCATCGGCGTCGAGGCGGGCGTCACGCGCTGGTGGTCGCAATACGGCTGTGCGGCGGCACTCGGCCTGGACGGCTACGGCGCATCGGCGCCGGCAGCGCAGCTGTGGCCGCACTTCGGCTTCACCGTCGAGCGGCTGGTCGATCTGGTGCTGGCCCAGCTCGGCACGCTCGAGACAGAACTGCCGCGCCCATGCTGA
- a CDS encoding HAD-IA family hydrolase, which translates to MLSPTAMPPSLLCFDLDGTLVDTAAGIAAAVNATLDELGLAPRPLDEIRQLIGGGLRELMLKLLARLADGSQGAVALAMPQHAALTRLDHHYARTAGHDAAPYPGALAALARLRHAGVRLACVTNKEARHVHRVLQTAGLDGCFDLVIAGDTLAHKKPHASVLRHVMCVLGCPAQRTAHVGDSHIDVQCARYAGVAAWAVPYGYNAGLPIETAAPDRVFEHLQQVADHVLQTDPATPLR; encoded by the coding sequence ATGCTGAGCCCCACCGCCATGCCCCCCTCGTTGCTCTGTTTCGATCTCGACGGCACGCTGGTCGACACGGCGGCGGGCATTGCTGCGGCCGTCAACGCCACGCTGGACGAACTGGGGCTGGCACCCCGCCCCCTTGACGAGATCCGCCAGCTGATCGGCGGCGGGCTGCGCGAGCTGATGCTGAAGCTGCTCGCGCGCCTGGCCGACGGGTCGCAAGGCGCCGTGGCGCTCGCGATGCCCCAGCACGCCGCGCTGACACGCCTCGACCATCACTATGCGCGCACCGCTGGCCATGACGCGGCGCCCTATCCGGGCGCGCTGGCGGCACTGGCACGTCTGCGCCATGCAGGCGTGCGGCTGGCCTGCGTCACCAACAAGGAAGCGCGCCACGTGCACCGGGTGCTCCAGACGGCGGGGCTCGATGGTTGTTTCGACCTGGTGATCGCCGGCGACACGCTGGCCCACAAGAAGCCGCATGCCTCGGTGCTGCGCCACGTGATGTGCGTGCTCGGCTGCCCTGCCCAGCGCACGGCCCATGTCGGCGATTCGCACATCGACGTGCAGTGTGCGCGGTACGCCGGTGTGGCGGCGTGGGCGGTGCCCTACGGCTACAACGCCGGGCTGCCGATCGAGACCGCGGCGCCGGACCGCGTCTTCGAGCACCTGCAACAGGTCGCGGACCACGTGCTGCAGACCGACCCGGCCACCCCGCTGCGGTGA
- a CDS encoding glycoside hydrolase family 43 protein, whose protein sequence is MSSSPLARRVSQRLLSLLCLLPWLASPLALAEPVPLFANPVYDRNFPDPFVLPAAGGYWAYATNGNGHQVQLAYSCDLVRWEARPDALPTLPAWAASGHTWAPEVLPVAGRYLMYYTARDRATQRQCVGVAEADAPQGPFRDDRDGPLVCQPDEGGSIDASAVRAADGSLYLYWKNDGNAVGQPTWLYGQRLGADGKTRVGRPQRLLRNDTAWEGRLIEAPTVFAADGRYYLLYSANDYAGSRYAVGYAVADQPLGPYTKAAGQPILASEGEVSGPGHQSVAVDAEGRHWLFYHAWTQGLEGDPRGRRSLRVDPLRFDGARLQRVHTSLAPQPAPAVPSDSNCPASAPPAWVTSSPSDVGAP, encoded by the coding sequence ATGTCGTCGTCTCCTCTCGCCCGCCGGGTGTCCCAGCGGCTCCTGTCGCTGTTGTGTCTGTTGCCCTGGCTGGCCAGCCCGCTTGCGCTGGCCGAGCCGGTCCCGCTGTTCGCCAATCCCGTCTACGACCGCAACTTTCCCGATCCCTTCGTGTTGCCGGCGGCGGGCGGCTACTGGGCCTATGCGACCAATGGCAACGGCCACCAGGTCCAGCTGGCCTACAGCTGCGACCTGGTGCGGTGGGAAGCGCGGCCCGACGCGCTGCCGACCCTGCCGGCCTGGGCGGCCAGCGGCCACACCTGGGCCCCGGAAGTGTTGCCGGTGGCCGGCCGCTACCTGATGTACTACACCGCGCGCGACCGCGCCACGCAGCGGCAATGTGTCGGCGTGGCCGAGGCCGACGCGCCGCAAGGACCGTTCCGCGACGATCGCGACGGGCCGCTGGTGTGCCAGCCGGACGAGGGCGGCAGCATCGACGCCAGCGCGGTGCGGGCCGCCGACGGCAGCCTTTATCTCTATTGGAAGAACGACGGCAATGCCGTGGGCCAGCCGACCTGGCTGTATGGCCAACGGCTCGGCGCCGACGGCAAGACACGGGTGGGACGACCGCAACGTTTGCTGCGCAACGACACCGCCTGGGAAGGCCGTTTGATCGAGGCGCCCACGGTGTTCGCGGCCGACGGCCGCTACTACCTGCTCTATTCCGCCAACGACTACGCCGGCTCGCGTTACGCGGTCGGCTATGCGGTGGCCGACCAGCCGCTCGGACCCTATACCAAGGCCGCGGGCCAGCCCATCCTGGCGAGCGAGGGAGAGGTCTCGGGCCCCGGGCACCAGTCGGTGGCGGTCGATGCCGAGGGCCGGCATTGGCTGTTCTATCACGCCTGGACGCAGGGCCTGGAGGGCGACCCGCGCGGCCGGCGCTCACTGCGCGTCGATCCGCTGCGCTTCGACGGCGCTCGGTTGCAACGGGTGCACACCAGCCTGGCGCCACAGCCGGCGCCGGCCGTGCCGTCCGACTCGAACTGCCCGGCGTCCGCACCACCTGCTTGGGTCACGTCGAGCCCGTCTGACGTCGGCGCGCCATAG
- a CDS encoding zinc ribbon domain-containing protein, producing MSKALRLSEKWFRRGLWLVAAVFASFLIGLGGTIVEKLPQVEQRYSLDDFIDKPAAAEARAAVQTARKAQEDAGQALEQAELKLRVATADVAAARETFNHWIATRRATERAEQDPELIARTRALDELRTRERRAQGVVEAQQQTQLNARQAEARAQQRLQTLEQAAEEQLQAQWRRQELRVFGYRLALTLPLLGVAGWLFARKRGSLYWPFVWGFIFFALFAFFVELVPYLPSYGGFVRYAVGIVVTVLVGRKAILGLQRYLERQKAAEQLPDTRRRAELGYDVALARLAKGVCPGCERPVDLKDPANDYCPHCGIGLHDHCGRCDARKSAFSKFCHACGAPAGTPAGPSEAAPAGLPAAP from the coding sequence ATGAGCAAAGCCCTGAGGTTGTCGGAAAAATGGTTTCGCCGCGGCCTGTGGCTGGTGGCGGCCGTGTTCGCGTCGTTCCTGATCGGGCTCGGCGGCACCATCGTCGAGAAACTGCCGCAGGTCGAGCAGCGCTACAGCCTCGACGACTTCATCGACAAACCCGCCGCCGCCGAAGCGCGTGCCGCCGTCCAGACCGCGAGGAAAGCCCAGGAAGACGCCGGCCAGGCGCTCGAACAGGCTGAACTGAAGCTGCGCGTCGCGACGGCGGACGTGGCCGCGGCGCGCGAAACCTTCAATCACTGGATCGCCACCCGGCGCGCCACCGAGCGCGCCGAGCAAGACCCGGAGTTGATCGCCCGGACCCGCGCGCTCGACGAACTGCGCACGCGCGAGCGGCGCGCCCAGGGGGTGGTCGAGGCGCAGCAGCAGACCCAACTGAACGCGCGCCAGGCCGAGGCGCGTGCGCAGCAGCGGCTGCAGACGCTCGAGCAGGCCGCCGAAGAGCAGCTGCAAGCGCAGTGGCGCCGCCAGGAACTGCGCGTGTTCGGCTACCGCCTCGCGCTGACCCTGCCCTTGCTGGGCGTGGCCGGCTGGCTGTTCGCCCGCAAGCGCGGCAGCCTCTATTGGCCCTTCGTCTGGGGTTTCATCTTCTTCGCGCTGTTCGCGTTTTTCGTCGAGCTGGTGCCCTATCTGCCGAGCTATGGCGGTTTTGTCCGCTATGCGGTGGGCATCGTCGTCACGGTGCTGGTCGGCCGCAAGGCCATCCTCGGCCTGCAGCGCTACCTCGAGCGCCAGAAGGCAGCCGAGCAACTGCCCGACACGCGCCGGCGCGCCGAACTGGGCTACGACGTGGCGCTGGCGCGGCTCGCCAAGGGGGTGTGCCCGGGTTGCGAGCGACCGGTCGACCTGAAGGACCCCGCCAACGACTACTGCCCCCATTGCGGCATCGGCCTGCACGACCACTGCGGGCGCTGCGACGCCCGCAAGAGCGCGTTCTCGAAGTTCTGCCATGCCTGCGGAGCACCCGCGGGCACGCCGGCCGGGCCGTCCGAGGCAGCCCCGGCCGGGCTGCCCGCAGCCCCGTGA
- a CDS encoding HAD-IA family hydrolase, giving the protein MLRCVIWDIDGTVAETERDGHRVAFNLAFASLGLPWRWDIEHYGGLLGVTGGYERLLFDMQARPDAPPTADEREGLARELHRRKNRYYTGEVLAGGMPLRPGVRELMDECAEQGVKLGIATTTGRANVDALLRGALGAGWRARFDAVVCAEEAPLKKPHPQVYRLALQQLECAPGDAVAVEDAPNGLAAAQAAGIPTLVTRSLYFRNGTFDAALAVCDDLTWPQRVSLDLLRRWLQRWQPAMASR; this is encoded by the coding sequence ATGCTGCGTTGTGTGATCTGGGACATCGATGGCACGGTGGCCGAAACCGAACGCGACGGCCACCGGGTCGCCTTCAACCTCGCCTTCGCATCGCTGGGCCTGCCGTGGCGCTGGGACATCGAGCACTACGGCGGCTTGCTCGGCGTGACGGGCGGTTATGAGCGCCTGCTGTTCGACATGCAGGCGCGCCCCGACGCACCGCCCACGGCCGACGAGCGCGAAGGCCTTGCGCGCGAACTGCACCGGCGCAAGAACCGCTATTACACCGGCGAGGTGCTCGCGGGCGGCATGCCGTTGCGGCCGGGCGTGCGCGAGTTGATGGACGAGTGTGCCGAGCAAGGGGTGAAGCTGGGGATTGCGACCACCACCGGCCGCGCCAACGTCGACGCACTGCTGCGCGGCGCTCTCGGCGCCGGCTGGCGCGCGCGCTTCGACGCGGTGGTGTGCGCCGAAGAGGCGCCGCTGAAAAAGCCGCACCCGCAGGTGTACCGGCTGGCCCTGCAGCAACTCGAATGTGCCCCCGGCGACGCGGTGGCGGTGGAGGACGCGCCGAACGGGCTGGCGGCGGCACAGGCCGCCGGCATCCCGACCCTGGTGACGCGCAGCCTCTACTTTCGCAACGGCACCTTCGACGCGGCGTTGGCCGTCTGCGATGACCTGACCTGGCCGCAGCGCGTCTCGCTCGATCTGCTACGGCGGTGGTTGCAGCGCTGGCAGCCGGCCATGGCTTCGCGCTGA
- a CDS encoding 2OG-Fe(II) oxygenase: MSLHLAVSPLPGALGLPPEPTSSSSGSFVSIRGRQLAFADLLSPDLSSPAYVQQLAEQMREAKPFPHLVIDGLFSPQLLRLIAEEFDDCREQDWRVVKSQQELTHRSTPGARLGPAAKLYFSLVNSPYFLDLLSTVSGVEDLITDPKLYGGGLHETRNGGRFGIHRDFNRHPRTGLDNEMVLITYLNEQWNPEWGGALELWDAEGKQCVRSIPPDFGRTVLMRHSDISYHGHPHPLQAPEGRTRRSVACYYYSYRLARRERERRNTSLFLFNETVHNFKTAAKLATPPIIWQALKRLTGH; encoded by the coding sequence ATGAGCCTCCACCTTGCGGTCTCCCCACTGCCCGGCGCTCTCGGCCTGCCGCCTGAACCGACGAGCAGCAGCTCCGGCAGCTTCGTCAGCATCCGCGGGCGGCAGCTCGCGTTCGCCGATCTGCTGAGTCCTGATTTGTCCAGTCCTGCATATGTGCAGCAACTGGCGGAGCAGATGCGCGAGGCCAAGCCCTTCCCGCACCTGGTGATCGACGGCCTGTTTTCGCCGCAACTGCTGCGTCTCATCGCCGAAGAGTTCGACGACTGCCGCGAGCAGGATTGGCGCGTCGTGAAAAGCCAGCAGGAGCTGACCCACCGCTCCACGCCCGGCGCCCGCCTGGGCCCGGCGGCCAAGCTTTATTTCAGCCTGGTCAACTCGCCGTATTTCCTCGACCTGCTGTCGACGGTGTCGGGTGTCGAAGACCTGATCACCGACCCCAAGCTGTACGGTGGCGGCCTGCACGAAACCCGCAACGGTGGCCGCTTCGGCATCCACCGCGACTTCAACCGCCATCCGCGCACCGGGCTCGACAACGAGATGGTGCTGATCACCTATCTGAACGAGCAGTGGAACCCGGAATGGGGCGGCGCACTGGAGCTGTGGGATGCCGAGGGCAAGCAGTGCGTGCGCAGCATCCCGCCCGATTTCGGTCGCACGGTCCTGATGCGCCACAGCGACATCAGCTACCACGGCCATCCGCATCCGCTGCAGGCGCCCGAAGGCCGCACCCGGCGCTCGGTCGCCTGCTACTACTACTCGTACCGCCTGGCGCGCCGCGAGCGGGAACGCCGCAACACCTCGTTGTTCCTGTTCAACGAGACCGTGCACAACTTCAAGACGGCCGCCAAGCTCGCGACGCCCCCTATCATCTGGCAGGCGCTGAAGCGTTTGACCGGGCACTGA
- a CDS encoding phosphoribulokinase, translated as MSRKHPIIAVTGSSGAGTTTVKRTFDNIFRREGITAAMIEGDAFHRYTRVEMKERIERADREGLPVSHFGPEANEWSRLEQQFRAYGSEGRCQTRHYLHNQEEAAAYGQAPGTFTPWQDTPVDTDLLFYEGLHGCVKTAEVDIARHVDLKIGVVPIINLEWIQKLHRDTRDRGYSKEAVADTILRRMHDYVHYICPQFGETDINFQRVPVVDTSNPFIARDIPTAGESMTVIRFKNPRGIDFPYLLSMIGDSFMSRANTIVVPGGKMDLAMQLILTPMILRLVEIGRVQHA; from the coding sequence ATGTCGAGGAAACACCCCATCATCGCGGTCACCGGGTCGAGTGGCGCCGGCACCACCACGGTCAAGCGCACCTTCGACAACATCTTCCGTCGCGAAGGCATCACCGCGGCGATGATCGAGGGCGACGCCTTCCACCGCTACACGCGCGTCGAGATGAAGGAGCGCATCGAGCGCGCCGATCGCGAAGGCCTGCCCGTGAGCCACTTCGGCCCGGAGGCCAACGAGTGGTCGCGTCTGGAGCAGCAGTTTCGCGCCTATGGCAGCGAGGGCCGCTGCCAGACCCGCCACTACCTGCACAACCAGGAGGAAGCGGCCGCCTACGGCCAGGCCCCCGGCACCTTCACGCCATGGCAGGACACCCCTGTCGACACCGACCTGCTGTTCTACGAAGGCCTGCACGGCTGCGTCAAGACGGCCGAGGTCGACATCGCGCGCCACGTCGACCTGAAGATCGGCGTGGTGCCCATCATCAACCTCGAATGGATCCAGAAGCTGCACCGCGACACGCGCGACCGCGGCTATTCCAAAGAGGCGGTGGCCGACACGATCTTGCGACGCATGCACGACTACGTGCACTACATCTGCCCACAGTTCGGCGAGACCGACATCAATTTCCAGCGCGTGCCGGTGGTGGACACCTCCAACCCCTTCATCGCGCGCGACATTCCCACCGCCGGCGAGAGCATGACGGTGATCCGCTTCAAGAACCCGCGTGGCATCGATTTCCCCTACCTGCTCTCGATGATCGGCGACTCCTTCATGTCGCGCGCCAACACCATCGTCGTGCCCGGCGGCAAGATGGACCTGGCGATGCAGCTGATCCTGACGCCGATGATCTTGCGACTGGTCGAGATCGGCCGCGTTCAACACGCGTGA